Genomic DNA from Macadamia integrifolia cultivar HAES 741 chromosome 6, SCU_Mint_v3, whole genome shotgun sequence:
TCAAATTAGGCATGGGCTcatagggccaaacttgcacccccaTTTATAATCTAGTGCAACGCAACTTGTGTCTCTTTTGATGACTTACCTTCTCTATGTGACGCCTTCACATGGTGGAGTCCATTGAGACTTGAGAGGCTTGTGTGGATTTATTTGTCTAGAACATACACATAAAATTGGCAGGCTTGGGAGCATGGTTTGAGGGATCGGTATTGGATCTCTTGAATCGGGtgatttgtataaaaaaaaatcgacaAAGGTCAATAATGATTCCAAGGTGATCGCATGATATGGATCAAAGgtaaaaaagaagtaaaaggtCTGATTTTTTAAAGCAAAACAAGGTTAAATCTGTCTTATGCGTTCCAATTCAAGAAATTCTAGATCATCGGTCTCAACCAATCCCAATACGAATTACTAAAACCGTGCTTGGGAGTGAACATTACAGGAACTTCTAACTCTTGCAGAATGATTAATGTCAAAAGCATTAAAGCAAAGTAGAACCAACTctcattttattcctttcttgTGCCTTTCAAATCAAATATAACCCCATTTTCTACTCTTTTAATTTTGTATTAGTTGTTGGACGGAAAGTAAGATACTAAGATGGAAGAATTAAAAGACCAGCTCCACATGTCGCATTTAATTTAGTAATTATTAGTCCTATATTATATTACTCTGTGGATGAACCACAACCGTACAAAGGATAGCTAACCAAGAGAGGTCATTGTTACTACATTTTCCCTACCCTTTTCTTGTGGAAACCTTATTACCTAACCAGTAGGAAATCGAAATGGATTCAACAAGAATTGAATGAATCGGTTAAAGGATTCTATCACTAGTGGGTTGACAAATATtccgcgagagagagagagagagagagagagagagagagaattttttttttttttgggtgaaaaagatAGTTTACTTACTGTGTCAAGTGGACTATGACATATTGACATAGCAGTTGGAGGACGAAAGTAAACCCAACATCTTAGCTTCCTCAAGGAGGCATCAACTGGTTAAAATGGTTCTTGAGAAAGTCCCAACAACTGAAGTAAAATGTAAGCTTCTTTCATGGGATTTAGAGAATTCCCAGTCTCAGTGAGGATCCAAGGGACTGTGAGCGGTGGGGGGCAGAGCCTGTAACAGTTCCAAAAAGCACAACTAGGTGGATAGGGAACACAATCAACACAACCCTTTTGCTTATTCAATTACTTTATGGAATTGAAAAAGCTGCAATGATCCTAATGGGTTAAACTTAAACCCAGTTctctgattctctctctctctagagtctTCTTAAGTTCTCAGCTCATTAGAAGGGTAAGGCAGCAAAACGAAGCTCTTCCTTACCCTCTTGGCTCTTGTCTCTTGTCTCGTCTCTTGGCTTTTGGTTCTTGTCTCTTGCTTTGAAGGgtgaaaaaatcagaaattgagAATGCCCGAGATGGATGGCTCCGCTAAGCATCCCCAAATCTCTGAAATGTTTCAGAAATTTGCAATGGCTTTCAAGACTAAAACCATTGAATTCtttgcagaagaagaggacgacgATGCCGACACCGTCTCCCTTCTCGACTCCCCAGAAGAGATCATCACTGGGCAGCGAGTCGTCGTCCTTAAACCCGACCACCTCCCCAAATCAACCCCACCTACCCAACCTCAACCACCGCCATCACAACAGCAGGAACAACAGCATTTGGATCATCTAAATTCCAACGGCGATCTCCAGAACAAAACTTTCCAAGCCCTAATCCCCTCTCTGTTCGCCAGCATTTCCTCTTTCGAGGCTTCTTATCTGCAATTCCAGACAGCCCATGCCCCCTTCGATGCCGACAACATCGAGGCCGCCGATAGAGTCGCCGTCTCATACCTTCAGAAGCTATCCGAGCTCAAGCAATCCTACAGACGCTTCCGTAAGCACCCAAGTACCCTCAACCCCCCTGGATTCCCTATCGTTTCTCCTCTGGAAGCTCAGGTGGAGGAGAATCAGAGCTTGCTCCGTAGTCTCGAGCTGGTCGTCAACAGGTTACGGTCAGATATCGATCTTAAAGACGCTGAGGTTTGCGCATTGAAGCAAAAGTTACGGAAGATTGAAAAATCCAATTTGAGATTGTCCAAGACGTTGTCTAATTCTAATTCTAATTCGAAAACGAAACCCAATTCTTTGCTCTCCTCGTCTTTTCTCCCTGCTTCTCCCGAGGTTATGCTGTCCGTTGGGGTCTTCGATTCGGTCTTGCAGGACGCTTGCAGATCCTCGCATAGTTTCTCCAAGCTCTTGATTGATTTGATGAACAAAGCTGGGTGGGATTTGGATTTGGCCGCAAATTCTCTTTATCCAGATGTCAAGTACGGCAAGAAAGGACACAATCGGTATGCTTTCCTCTCCTATGTTTGTCTGTTGATGTTCCAAGGATTCAATTTggagggttttggtttggaagGGGATGAGGTTCGGAGCAACGGCGCTGAATTGTTGAGCGTTCGGCGGAAGAAGTCTCTACGGCAATTCGTCGAGCATGGAATAGCAGATGCGATGGAGCTTCTGAGTAGGGAACCAAGCAGCGATTTTGCAACATTCTGTGATAACAAGTACCAACAACTTGTCCACCCCACGATGGAATCCTCCCTTTTCAGAAACTTGGAGGAGAACGAAATGGTATTGGATCCTTGGGGTTCATCCTCTGTTTTCTACGAGTCGTTTGTGACCATGGCTAGCTCAATATGGATGCTTCAAAAATTAGCCTTTGCGTTCGACCCAGTTGTTGAGATTTTTCAGGTGGAGATAGGGGTTGATTTCTCTATGGTTTATATGGAGAATGTCACGAGGAAAGCTGTATCTCCTGGTAAAACTCGACCCAAGGTGGGATTCACAGTGATTCCAGGCTTCCGGATTGGGAGAACTGTAATCCAGTCTCAGGTTTATCTAACTGGCTTAAGATGTGCAGAGCAAGTGTTTCCTGATTGTCCTGTGTGAAGAATAAAGAGCTTTTAGTGATACATTTTGTAGATTTAGCTTTTCTATAGAGGAGGACAAAACGAATATTTGGGTAGAACAAGATTTGATCTCTGAAGAGCTGGTCTGTTAGCCATCCAGATCGATTCCAGAAATTGAACAAGACCTGGAATCTGGTGAATGGCTAATAAACAAAGCAATGAGATACCAcaatatataaaaaagagaaCTTTGGTTCTTTTCCACCAAGCCATTGCACTGTTAATCACTCTGTTCTGAAATTTCTTGGGCCATTTTCTCCTCAGATGATTCTATTTGGTTTTCCACTTAATCTTCCAATTGGATTCGTGGTGAGTCCCATGTAAAGCTGGTTGTAAAGCATAGTTTcataattttgtaaatctttGTATTGGTTATACTTACAGATATATGTATCTAAATTCCAAGTGTCATCCTAAAGTATACATTAGTTATGAGATCAGTTAATTGTTCAGTGAaggattccatttttttttatatttgattcATCTGTTATTTACAAAACTGTCAGATTATGTATTTGAATCAATAGGTTGTGGCAGTTATCAGTATTGAGCAGGAGCTTGAGCAATAAATACAAGACTAGGTTGCAGGAGAtctgttcttgtttttctgcTAACAACGGGTGTCCACGCCGTCGGCCTGCTTAGCCCCACGtgctcatactgaccccacaaccacatggacctgtcatactagggttgaatgagaaccattcaaaagagcattaaacaccccaCGTGAGTggcaaggaggtaagaggagtcgaactcagaaccacacgcttccttgAGGCAGGTGATCTGTTCTTAGTACTAAAAACTAGTGCATAAATCTCTGCTATTGTCTGAACTCTGAAGTATTTAATCTGCATTTAGCAGTTCAGAAGAACATGTAACTTTAATTGATCCTTGGATTTTGCTTTTCATTTTAGAGTTTTGAGGAGTTGGATGCCAAAGTGCTTGGCAATTTTATGTATTATCCTGTGTAGATTTATCCTTTGGAAGGGACATAATGAAGCAACAGCTACAGGTGGTATTGTACATAATGCATATGAAGAAGCTTCTTTTCTGAGTTAAATTGTGTTTCTTTAGTGGATGTTTTGATGAGGATAGTACCAATGGCATTTTCAGATTTCTTACAATAGAGGGGAAGTGGGAATAATGACCTTGAAGAGGATAGTGCCAATGGAATTTTCAGGTTTCTTACAATAGAGGGGAAATGGGAATAATGACAGAAATGGTCAAGTATAGATGCTGATCAATCCAGTCCATCTAATCAATGGGCCGCTTCATTGTTTTGTCTAAACAAATGGATCCAATAATTGGATGTGCATCACCAGAAATAGTGGATTAATGAAGGGTTGGTTAATATGCTATCCCAGCTCCACCACTCTAACCATCACTTGTTGGGTTCACTTGGCCCATGATTGGCCAGCATATGTCATCCCAAGCCCAGCTCTTTATCAAAGTTGGACCTGGCATTTTTCTAGACCGTTGTGAGAAATTGGGAGGCTGGGCTATCAATCATTTCAGGGacttaaaaaaaaggggaacatAGGTGATAGAGAAATTCTTCATTCATATTCAATGACCTTCTTGTCCTCAAAATAGGTGCTGGGGAGTCCCCAGAGACAGCGAGGAGAGGTCATATATTCATTATTAACTGGGATAGAAAACCCAATGGGCTCTATCTGTATGGGCCTTTTAATCAACCCAAAGAACAGGTAGTAATGCTTCCTTCTAAAACTAGATGACATATTTGGAACTAACCTTAAAGAGCTCCTTCTAAGTTCTAACACACAGCCAAAAAGCCCCTGAAAGAGGGGAATCTTGGTGCTTTTAGGTTTTGAGAATTTCCATATGTAATAAGGGTTGATTATTGTTTCAACTTCAGCTCCTATAAAAGGAACATATCCTTGATGTTAGCCATTTGGGCCATACCAGGCTCTATCCATTATTAGGTTATAGGAGGAAGAGGATTAATTGTCCTAATGGCtccatttttttaattacatattGTAAGGCAAAAATTTTTCTTCGCCTTAGATGGAGAAAATTAGCCATTGAGGCGTCATTATTCCTTCTCCCCTTATTGTACGAAGTAGGAAATGCCCTTGCCACTATTCCACAAGACCCATCCAACAACCATAACTCGTGAATTAAGGTTGTGTTTAGTTGTAAGGGGAATAAGAGGGAAGGGAGAaactttcaaacttaaaaaagaaagttttgtaatcattacaCCATATGATTATATgattaactccaaatcattccatatttggtcattaaatttcactttactttactataaaatgtatcattactaaatatagtaaaaaaattaagtagtttatacaatcacatgggatcacatgcataatgattataaaaacttattttttatgtatgaaaatttcacttcccttccccctTAAatatcccttgcaaccaaacacagcttaaGAGATTATCTTTCTCATAGTAAAGAAAATCAATTCCATTTTGTAAACCCTTAATTTTCCTCCAAAGAACAAAGATCACCATGAAAAGAACCTTCACACTATAATACAATGCCGAATCAACTCACTACATATTCTGTGACCTGCGATTAGAAATTCGATTCTCAAGGAGTTTCAGATCTGTGGGCTCAGCCCATTATCAAGGTCCATTCACTTGCCTGGTCCATGAACACTTTAGACCACGCCGAACATAGTACGTTAGGTCCTCTATCTTAACAATCACACCTAGAGATCTCCTTTAAttacttattattatttgaGATCTCCTTAAAATGACTTTTCGGGTACGTTAACTCTtttcattttaccaaaaaaaaaaaacccttcattCATAGTAGTAATCTAACCCTAACATATAAATTTGAATGGCTAATTAAAATTTAGAAGATCAGGATTAGTTTCCCTTCCTTGAGAGTTCTATCTGTACCCAAAATAGTTAGCCGAATGAAGATTATCTTGTGATATTTCCTAAGGTAATTTTTGGTTGAAATCTGCAACTTAATGTAACCATTAATGATCAGAGCTTAACTTTTAATCCATTTAAGATATGGTGGTCAAGATGACCAATCTGAATTTAGTAGTTGTATGTCTTGAGAGGCAGTAATTCTAGCTCTCCTGACACTATCACTATGTGATTATGTATAATATCTTAAGAACTCTTGACCTCATCCTTATTATCCTCATCTATGGAGTCCTTTTTAGTCTACAATTTTGTCTTCTGGAGCTTTGAACCGTCATCAATAGGCCCTTTATTGTGTATGTGGTATAAGCTTAAGCTACTGAACTTGGTCATGCTGCGCCATACAACATTAGCTGTATGGTTTA
This window encodes:
- the LOC122081180 gene encoding protein GRAVITROPIC IN THE LIGHT 1-like, with the protein product MPEMDGSAKHPQISEMFQKFAMAFKTKTIEFFAEEEDDDADTVSLLDSPEEIITGQRVVVLKPDHLPKSTPPTQPQPPPSQQQEQQHLDHLNSNGDLQNKTFQALIPSLFASISSFEASYLQFQTAHAPFDADNIEAADRVAVSYLQKLSELKQSYRRFRKHPSTLNPPGFPIVSPLEAQVEENQSLLRSLELVVNRLRSDIDLKDAEVCALKQKLRKIEKSNLRLSKTLSNSNSNSKTKPNSLLSSSFLPASPEVMLSVGVFDSVLQDACRSSHSFSKLLIDLMNKAGWDLDLAANSLYPDVKYGKKGHNRYAFLSYVCLLMFQGFNLEGFGLEGDEVRSNGAELLSVRRKKSLRQFVEHGIADAMELLSREPSSDFATFCDNKYQQLVHPTMESSLFRNLEENEMVLDPWGSSSVFYESFVTMASSIWMLQKLAFAFDPVVEIFQVEIGVDFSMVYMENVTRKAVSPGKTRPKVGFTVIPGFRIGRTVIQSQVYLTGLRCAEQVFPDCPV